A single window of Anopheles bellator unplaced genomic scaffold, idAnoBellAS_SP24_06.2 scaffold00177_ctg1, whole genome shotgun sequence DNA harbors:
- the LOC131214188 gene encoding dopamine receptor 2-like has translation MSNASELWHWELAQRIGSGDGNVTYGESTAAADDGNCCATTVEPDFGHYLEALPNDRAGLLAFLFLFSFATVFGNSLVILAVVRERYLHTATNYFVTSLAVADCLVGLVVMPFSALYEVLRNTWFFGTDWCDVWRSLDVLFSTASILNLCVISLDRYWAITDPFSYPMRMTRRRAAALIAAVWICSSAISFPAIVWWRAARDGDMPPFKCTFTEHLGYLVFSSTISFYLPLLVMVFTYCRIYRAAAIQTRSLKLGTKQVLMASGELQLTLRIHRGGTTRERPTHRPSQPNSDHHHQQQQQQQAGEPATANSTPEDPDDAEPLSALQNNGLGGHRAAAAAAAAAVAAAGHRTHLGKNFSLSRKLAKFAKEKKAAKTLGIVMGVFIVCWLPFFVVNLLSGLCMHCIAHEEIVSAVVTWLGWINSSMNPVIYACWSRDFRRYVSR, from the coding sequence ATGAGTAATGCAAGCGAGCTGTGGCACTGGGAGCTAGCGCAACGAatcggcagcggcgacggcaacgTGACGTACGGGgagtcgacggcggcggcggacgacGGCAACTGCTGTGCGACGACGGTGGAGCCCGACTTCGGTCACTACCTGGAGGCGCTGCCGAatgaccgggccgggctgctggcgttcctgttcctgttctcGTTCGCCACCGTGTTCGGCAACTCGCTCGTGATCCTGGCGGTGGTCCGCGAGCGCTACCTGCACACCGCCACCAACTACTTCGTCACCagcctggccgtggccgactGTCTCGTCGGGCTGGTCGTGATGCCGTTCTCCGCCCTCTACGAGGTCCTGCGGAATACCTGGTTCTTCGGGACCGACTGGTGCGACGTCTGGCGCTCGCTCGATGTCCTGTTCAGCACGGCCTCGATCCTGAACCTGTGCGTCATCTCGCTCGACCGCTACTGGGCGATCACGGACCCGTTCTCCTACCCGATGCGCATGACCCGTCGCCGGGCCGCCGCCCTCATCGCCGCCGTCTGGATCTGCTCGAGCGCCATCAGCTTCCCCGCCATCGTCTGGTGGCGGGCGGCGCGCGACGGCGACATGCCGCCGTTCAAGTGTACGTTCACCGAGCACCTCGGCTACCTGGTGTTCTCCTCCACCATCTCCTTCTACCTGCCGCTCCTGGTGATGGTGTTCACGTACTGCCGGATCTACCGGGCCGCCGCCATCCAGACGCGCTCGCTCAAGCTCGGCACCAAGCAGGTCCTGATGGCGTCCGGCGAGCTCCAGCTCACCCTGCGCATCCACCGCGGCGGCACCACCCGCGAGCGCCCCACCCACCGCCCCTCGCAGCCCAACAGtgatcaccatcaccagcagcagcagcagcagcaggctggggagccggccacggccaactCGACGCCCGAGGACCCGGACGACGCGGAGCCGCTCTCGGCGCTGCAGAACAACGGgctcggcggccaccgggcggcggcggccgccgccgccgccgccgtcgccgccgcaggCCACCGGACGCACCTCGGCAAGAACTTCTCGCTGTCGCGCAAGCTGGCCAAGTTcgcgaaggagaagaaggcCGCCAAGACGCTCGGCATCGTGATGGGCGTGTTCATCGTCTGCTGGCTGCCGTTCTTCGTCGTCAACCTGCTGTCCGGGCTCTGCATGCACTGCATCGCCCACGAGGAGATCGTGTCCGCCGTCGTCACCTGGCTCGGCTGGATCAACTCCAGCATGAACCCGGTCATCTACGCCTGCTGGAGCCGCGACTTCCGTCGGTACGTATCCAGAG